A window from Manduca sexta isolate Smith_Timp_Sample1 chromosome 24, JHU_Msex_v1.0, whole genome shotgun sequence encodes these proteins:
- the LOC115454275 gene encoding mediator of RNA polymerase II transcription subunit 8 codes for MNMQQREEKQLEATILAILSRVNDLKTAIQALITKLETEYETINWPSFLDNYAILSGHLTGLSKILQAELAASLRSRIVLPLQLSCERDEALARLTEGRVPACTHDLVPDLLRTKPEPQAEQRLQQFNHKASTLSYDTAQKQVAQFTKVVSHVWEIVSKGREDWEGESMRSAGMQPTHNIADTHALVTAVGTGKGLRPGMPPIVPQGVGAPGMGPSRGPTPQLGPAAPSLPKPPSAIKTNIKAANQIHPYQR; via the exons ATGAATATGCAACAACGTGAAGAAAAACAACTAGAGGCAACAATATTAGCAATTTTGAGTCgtgtaaatgatttaaaaactgCTATCCAAGCTCTAATAACAAAACTGGAAACTGAATATGAAACTATTAATTGGCCATCATTTCTGGATAATTATGCTATTCTATCTGGACAT TTAACTGGACTTAGTAAAATACTTCAAGCTGAATTGGCAGCGTCATTACGGTCAAGAATAGTTTTACCCTTACAATTGAGTTGTGAGAGGGATGAAGCATTGGCACGTCTGACAGAGGGACGAGTACCGGCATGCACCCACGACCTAGTGCCTGATTTGTTGCGAACTAAACCAGAACCACAGGCAGAACAACGTCTACAACAATTTAATCATAAGGCCAGCACTCTTAGCTATGATACAGCCCAG aAACAAGTGGCTCAATTTACAAAAGTAGTAAGCCATGTGTGGGAAATTGTATCAAAAGGACGTGAAGACTGGGAAGGAGAATCGATGCGATCTGCTG GAATGCAACCAACTCATAATATTGCTGATACACATGCCTTAGTAACAGCAGTCGGAACAGGGAAGGGTTTAAGGCCTGGTATGCCCCCAATTGTGCCCCAAGGTGTAGGTGCACCAGGCATGGGACCCTCAAGAGGACCTACTCCACAACTGGGACCTGCAGCACCATCTTTGCCTAAACCTCCTTCAGCTATTAAAACTAACATCAAAGCAGCTAATCAGATACATCCATATCAGCGATAA